The Pseudomonas parafulva genome window below encodes:
- a CDS encoding thymidylate synthase, translating into MKMYHDLLADVLENGVEKGDRTGTGTLSVFGRQFRHNLEDGFPLLTTKKLHFKSIINEMIWFLNGDTNTKWLKEHGVSIWDEWATEDGDLGPIYGKQWTAWPTQDGKTINQIDYVVNTLKTNPNSRRILFHGWNVEYLPDESVSPQENARNGKMALPPCHLLYQFYVANNKLSAHLYIRSSDLLLGNPYNLAGVSFLTHMLAQQCDLGVGEVVVTMGDAHIYLNHIEQVKLQLTRDPRPLPKLVFKRKPESIYDYKFEDFEIVGYDPHPHIPAPVSI; encoded by the coding sequence ATGAAGATGTACCACGATTTGCTGGCCGACGTGCTAGAGAATGGCGTCGAGAAAGGCGATCGCACCGGCACAGGCACGCTGAGTGTCTTTGGTCGCCAATTCCGCCATAACCTGGAGGATGGCTTCCCGCTCCTTACCACCAAGAAGCTCCATTTCAAGAGCATCATCAACGAGATGATTTGGTTCCTGAACGGTGACACCAACACCAAATGGCTCAAGGAGCACGGTGTCAGCATCTGGGATGAGTGGGCGACTGAAGACGGTGACCTCGGCCCGATCTACGGCAAGCAGTGGACGGCCTGGCCGACCCAGGACGGCAAGACCATCAATCAGATCGACTACGTCGTCAACACACTCAAGACTAACCCGAATAGCCGTCGCATTCTCTTCCACGGGTGGAACGTCGAGTACCTTCCCGATGAGTCGGTGAGCCCGCAAGAGAATGCTCGGAACGGGAAGATGGCATTGCCACCATGCCATTTGCTCTATCAATTCTATGTGGCTAACAATAAATTGTCGGCGCATCTATATATTCGGTCGTCAGATCTACTGCTCGGAAATCCCTATAATTTGGCTGGAGTTAGTTTTCTAACTCATATGCTCGCCCAGCAGTGCGATTTGGGAGTTGGTGAAGTTGTAGTTACCATGGGTGATGCGCATATTTACTTGAATCATATTGAGCAAGTTAAGCTGCAACTGACTCGTGATCCTCGCCCTCTGCCTAAGTTAGTATTCAAGCGTAAGCCAGAGAGCATCTACGACTACAAGTTTGAAGATTTTGAGATTGTGGGCTATGACCCGCATCCTCATATTCCTGCTCCTGTATCGATCTAA
- a CDS encoding tyrosine-type recombinase/integrase produces MNHALIPELGAYKQWRKAAHTLLVELRKNIAVPTPVSLEALSWYQALMALPVSKTSVLGDPVWDFNDDHPNAARNVKGAKLRLNFDSYPLLNQSAVLEVKVALYCWLKMPAATRSFASPRNIKANTAISCMKAGLSFLDTMSGQARQLMTDEFFEVGHHGLTYFDAGMYREAALIHPYAFGPDLKKFFTLVRSPFFEEQIFEEPLPYVQLESLAWAKVIKHVPDSERTYRILPNDVFEKASREASFAVVDFLSTLGEPVDDLVALTRQNASGYSLADAQELSRYNFELYVALRLRRKGYDSSAMANALSAAFGCIPSTFQSGSGRHDFKATETLLKLSDSKLDDDFRRYINFVSYSACYLVAQYTGMRPSELSEILVESCMEQESDYWLLISNVIKHRQGLAKLFDDKWIAIPIVRDAIRAACLIAKVKQNPYLFSNVDTVAQDAEPNSMSSPGITHQFRAFFEDILTDEEFESLEFSPYTLRHTLAYQMARAELGLPFISHQLKHFGDLIGGAGQNKAFSAVTLGYGAIAEILSKGGRSSSKTPTQMAEEEYILSYCDPDGNYAGPNAESHKARMKKVFSGYMAAGYTKEQIIAQMAKKRMAIINVGQGFCYGGQREVFDESLPCIGSLRCNPNRCKNAVVTKAHAPKWREIYVQNSLALSSPNSAGAEEELRAAMEEAKGVLEHLGEEVEV; encoded by the coding sequence ATGAACCACGCTCTGATCCCTGAGCTCGGCGCTTACAAACAGTGGCGGAAAGCTGCTCACACCCTGCTGGTTGAGTTGCGCAAGAACATCGCCGTTCCGACCCCGGTGTCGCTGGAAGCGCTCTCTTGGTACCAGGCTCTGATGGCGTTGCCTGTCAGTAAGACATCCGTCCTGGGTGACCCCGTTTGGGACTTCAATGACGATCACCCGAACGCCGCTAGGAACGTCAAAGGAGCCAAGCTACGACTGAATTTCGATTCGTATCCATTGCTCAATCAGTCGGCGGTCTTGGAGGTCAAGGTGGCCCTGTATTGCTGGCTGAAGATGCCGGCGGCAACGCGCTCGTTTGCCTCGCCAAGGAACATCAAGGCCAACACCGCCATTTCATGCATGAAGGCTGGATTAAGCTTCCTGGATACGATGTCAGGGCAGGCGCGCCAGCTGATGACGGATGAGTTCTTCGAGGTTGGGCACCATGGCCTCACGTACTTCGACGCGGGTATGTATCGGGAGGCAGCGCTCATTCATCCCTACGCCTTTGGCCCTGATCTTAAGAAGTTCTTTACCTTGGTCAGGTCGCCATTTTTCGAGGAGCAGATTTTTGAGGAGCCACTACCTTACGTTCAGCTGGAATCACTCGCCTGGGCCAAGGTAATCAAGCACGTCCCTGATTCCGAGCGCACATACCGTATTCTGCCAAACGATGTGTTCGAGAAGGCTTCCCGCGAGGCGTCGTTCGCAGTCGTCGATTTCCTAAGCACTCTAGGGGAGCCTGTAGATGACTTGGTAGCCCTGACCCGCCAAAACGCCAGCGGTTACTCGCTGGCCGATGCTCAAGAACTGTCGCGTTACAATTTCGAGTTGTACGTAGCGCTGAGGCTGCGGAGAAAGGGCTATGACTCCAGTGCGATGGCGAATGCACTGTCCGCAGCTTTTGGCTGCATTCCATCTACGTTCCAATCTGGCTCTGGTCGACATGATTTTAAGGCGACCGAAACGTTACTCAAGCTCTCAGATTCCAAACTGGACGATGATTTCCGCAGGTACATCAATTTCGTCTCGTACAGTGCCTGCTATCTCGTGGCGCAGTACACCGGCATGCGGCCTTCAGAGCTTTCAGAGATTCTGGTCGAGTCGTGCATGGAGCAGGAGAGCGATTACTGGCTGCTGATCAGCAACGTGATCAAACATCGCCAAGGCCTGGCCAAGCTGTTCGACGACAAGTGGATCGCAATCCCAATTGTGCGTGACGCTATCCGTGCGGCGTGCCTCATCGCTAAGGTAAAGCAGAATCCTTACCTGTTCTCCAATGTGGATACCGTCGCGCAGGACGCCGAACCGAACTCAATGTCCTCGCCTGGAATCACTCATCAGTTCAGAGCTTTCTTCGAGGATATTTTGACGGACGAGGAGTTCGAGTCGCTGGAGTTCTCGCCTTACACGTTGCGACACACCCTGGCTTACCAGATGGCCAGGGCTGAGCTTGGGCTTCCATTCATCTCCCACCAGTTGAAGCACTTTGGTGACCTCATTGGTGGTGCTGGCCAGAATAAGGCGTTCAGTGCCGTGACGCTTGGGTACGGAGCGATCGCTGAGATCTTGTCCAAGGGTGGTCGTTCATCTAGCAAGACGCCGACGCAAATGGCGGAGGAGGAGTACATCCTGAGCTACTGCGATCCTGACGGGAACTACGCCGGCCCCAATGCAGAGAGCCACAAGGCGCGGATGAAGAAGGTGTTCAGCGGGTACATGGCGGCTGGCTACACCAAAGAGCAAATCATCGCCCAGATGGCCAAGAAGCGCATGGCGATCATCAACGTGGGACAAGGCTTCTGCTATGGCGGTCAGCGCGAGGTATTTGACGAGTCTCTGCCCTGCATCGGATCGCTGCGTTGCAATCCGAATCGGTGCAAAAACGCCGTGGTCACCAAGGCTCACGCTCCTAAATGGCGGGAGATCTATGTGCAGAACAGCTTGGCCTTGAGCTCTCCGAACTCAGCAGGTGCGGAGGAGGAATTGCGAGCGGCGATGGAGGAAGCCAAGGGTGTGTTGGAGCATCTGGGTGAGGAGGTCGAGGTATGA